The following coding sequences are from one Triticum dicoccoides isolate Atlit2015 ecotype Zavitan chromosome 4A, WEW_v2.0, whole genome shotgun sequence window:
- the LOC119286736 gene encoding CBS domain-containing protein CBSX3, mitochondrial-like, which produces MQRAIQAIGSHGSVLKSAVLQHISVVKPAMLPAVFPRFMSVSSAQIEESGFESSTVADILKSKGKSADGSWLWCTTDDSVYDAVKSMTQHNVGALVVVKPGEDKSIAGIVTERDYLRKIIVQGRSSKSTKVGDIMTEENKLITVKPETRVLKAMQLMTEKRIRHIPVISGTEMMGMVSIGDVVRAVVSEHKEELNRLNAYIQGGY; this is translated from the exons ATGCAGCGAGCAATTCAAGCTATCGGATCACATGGCAGTGTGCTCAAATCTGCTGTCCTGCAACACATCAGTGTTGTGAAGCCTGCTATGCTGCCCGCTGTGTTCCCACGCTTCATGTCAGTATCATCTGCTCAAATAGAGGAGAGTGGATTTGAGAGCAGCACTGTTGCAGACATTTTGAAGTCTAAAGGGAAGAGTGCCGATGGATCATGGCTCTGGTGCACCACTGATGATAGTGTCTATGATGCTGTCAAATCG ATGACACAGCACAATGTGGGAGCTTTGGTGGTTGTTAAACCTGGGGAAGATAAATCAATTGCGGGCATCGTCACAGAGAGAG ATTATCTCCGGAAAATTATAGTGCAGGGTCGATCCTCCAAGTCAACCAAAGTTGGAGATATCATGACCGAAGAG AACAAGCTGATCACGGTGAAACCTGAAACCAGAGTCCTGAAAGCAATGCAGCTGATGACAG AAAAGCGTATCAGGCACATCCCGGTGATCAGCGGCACGGAGATGATGGGGATGGTCTCCATCGGCGACGTGGTTCGCGCGGTGGTCAGCGAGCACAAGGAGGAGCTGAACCGGCTCAACGCCTACATCCAGGGTGGGTACTAG